The Mobula birostris isolate sMobBir1 chromosome 1, sMobBir1.hap1, whole genome shotgun sequence sequence ATCAAGTGTATTTTAAATTAGTAGTAGTAGTTGGAAGTATTTGGAAATTTGAAGTTTATTTAAAAAGACTTATTTAAGTGCAGTTTAGTTGACTGCTGACTTGCATCAATTTTGCATCATTCAATGACCAAACATTTGTTAATGACTTACTGATTAATTATTGGCACAACACAAGCAGATATGTGAAGTTCaaaggatttttctttttttttccccctcccagAGAGTATTGGAATTGGAAAGTTTACTTGTACAAAAGTCACAAAACAGTGAAATGAAATCAGAAGAGCTTGAGGCAGAGAAGGCCAAGTACAAAGAAGAAATGGAAGCCTTAATGGAAAAACAGCAGATTTCACTGAAAAGTAAAAGTCAGGAAGAGGAACAAAGATGGTTGGAAAAATTGCATCAGGAGCAGGCTAAAGTGGCGGAGCTCGAAGAAAAATGTGGAGAACTGGAAGCACAattgaaggagaaggaaacccaaTTCCATGCACACATTGAGGAAATGAACCAAAGGACACTGGAGAAACTTGATTTGAAACAAACTGAGTTGGAGATGCTCTCAACTGAGATGACAGAAATACTTAAAGTACGGCAGGAGTTGGAAAATAAATTAACTTCAGTTGAGGAAGACTTGGAGAAGCaactaaaacaaaaagaaatagaCTATAATGATACGATTGAAGCTACAAGAAAAGATGGTGAACAATCCATATGTGTAGTTGAGAAAAATTTTACAGAAAAATTAAACAGCCTCCACCATCTTCTTGaggaaaaagacaaaaatatACAAGAACTACAAACAGACAAAGAACAATTGACAACAGAGCTTGAAAAAATTCAAAGAGAACTTGAAATTGTCAGTCAAGCCCAAAAGTGTGAGCAGGAAACTGCAAAAGAAAGGATGACTTGTGAGCTAGGTGACCAGCGTCAACGGTATGAAGCACAATTAACAGAGATACAGAACTTGTTGAGGAACATGGAGACTGAGAAGTTGAATCTTAACAAACAGTTAGAAGAGAAAGAATTGTCATATCAAATCAGACTTAATGAGGTTACTGCTAATTTAGATAACTACAAATTGCAGGCACAGGAATTCAGGAGCTTTGAAGAAAAGAACCATGAATTGATACAAAGAATAGCTTCCTTAACTGAGCAATATGAAAGTAGAATTACTCAGCTGGGATTAGACATTGTACAGATGCAGGAAAGTTCAGAAGAAAAGCAAAGGGCACTCAATCAGGCACTCAGTAATGAAAAACAACAAGCGGAACAGGTCAGTCAGCAACAGGCAGATGAACATAAACAGCATGAGCACCAAGTTGCTTTACTTCATGAGGAATACGGGGAAAAAATTAGAACACTTGAAACAAAATTGGGAAAAATGAAGGAAAGTAGAAAAGGAATGCAAGAAAAGTTCAAGTTGCAACTTTCTGAACTGGAAATAAAACTGAAAGCAGAGCTAAAGGAGAAGCAGGAAGAATTGATTGAAAAGGAACAGATGTTCAATGCAAAGATGGTGGAGATGGCACAATCAAGTTCCACAGGAATCAGTGAAACTGTGGCCCAGTTGGAATCCAGTCAGAAACAACAACTGGAGAGTCTAAATGAAATTCACAAAAAAGAGGTTGCAGAGCTGAATGAGAGTTGGGTGAGTAGACTGGATCGGCATATGGAAGAACTAAAAGAAAAGCATGAGGTTGAGCTTCAGGAAAAGGAGCAAGAATTTACAGAAATGAAACTTTGTCTAAAAGCCTCCAATGATGATAAGGATAAACTATCCAGGAAAGTAGAAGAGCTTACAGAAGAGATTGCTTCAACAGGAAATAAAATACAACAGCTCCAAGGGGAGCTTAAAGAAGCATCTTCTCAGGTCTCTGCTTTGATGGAAAGTGAAATAATCCTTAAAACTAAATTAGAGACCCTTGAAGAGAATACCAGCCAGAATTTACGGGAAAGAACAGAGTTAGAAAATGTATTAAGTGAGCTTAAAAAAACACATGAACAAAGCCAGAGGAAGATTCATGAGCAAAACTGCTTGTTGAAAGAAGCAGAGGATAAACTACAGCTGTTAGAAAACCTGCGTTGTAAGGAACATGAAAAAGCACTTCAAGAAAATTCTGTTGAACTTCAGAATGAATTTGGGAACCAAATCAAGCAATTAATAAACTGTTTCAATGAAACAGGTGGGAAAATAGACCTACAAACCAATAAGTTCTCTTTGTTCTGTTTTGATAAAATCAGCAACTTAAATGAGCGGATTACAGTTTACCAAAATCAAATTGAGAAGATAAAGAAGGCACTTGAGAGAAAGATCTGCCAAAATGATGATTTAGAAACCCGTATTCAAGAGTTAGTAAATCAAAATGTCTTATTAAATAATTCAGTGCAGCATATCACACAACAACTGCAAAATAAAGAACAAAACTTTCAGGACTTGCAGTCTGAATTGCAAAGCATCAATGCAGAGTGTGACACACTCCAACAAGATAGCAAGTTCAGTAATGAGGTTTTAGAAGAGAAGGAGGCAATAATTGAGCACTATAAAACAGAACTGGCAGAAAAtgcaaatacttgtatatccatcACTGAACAGCTGAAGAAAAAAGAATCAATCATCTTAAGTTTAGAGAAAGATGTACAGAATTTAAAGTTGCAGCTTGAGCATAGTGTTTGTCTTGCAAATAAAGAAGAAGCTCTGTCCTTGCTTAACAAACAACATGAAGTGGAACAGCAAAAGCTGCTGGATCAAGTAAGTCAACTATCTGAAAGAGTTGAAGCTATTTCTCAAGAAAAAATATCAGCTCTTGGCCAGGTAGATCAATATAAGAACAAGTTAACAGAATGGAAGAAAAAAACAGAATCTAAATTTGCACAGCATAACAACAAAATGAAAGAGCTTGAGTTAAAATTTGAGATGTCTGTTAAAGAGAATGAAGAGAAGGACGGTAAATTGTTATCATTGACAGCAGAGATAGAGAAACTGTCTAACAATTTAGAAAATCTTAATATTGAAATGGAACATGCAGAAAATGAAACAGAGAAATTAGTTGATGATCTGAAGGCTCAGTTGCAAGTAACTAAATCTAGAATAATCGAAATGGAAGAAGATATTGCTATGAAGTCTCAGCAATCTGAAATCGCAGAAGTCACCAAGCAATTGCAACAGAAAGAAATGGAATTGCAGGAGATGAGGCAACAGCTGGAGCAGGCTCAGGCTGGAGCTTCTGAACAGTGTGTCAAGTTCAAGGATgctaaagaaaaaaatgaaagattTGAGAAAGAGATACAGTCACTGAGGGTTGAGTTTTCAGGAAAACAAACTGAATGGGAGCAATCCAAATTGGATCTTAAAAATAAGAAGGATGAGGAATTGAGGGATTTAGAAACTAAGCTGAAAACAGAGAGTGCTGCCAAAATAGCTGAATTTAAGAAAAAGGCAGAGCAGAAAATTGCAAAAATCAGGAAACAGTTAATAAACCAaatggaagagaaagaaaaatgcATGGATGAACAGTTAAGAGACTTGAAACAAAAAGCAGAGATGCAAGATGCAACAAATGGGGTCTTGGAAGAAAAAGTGAAAACTTTAGAAGCTACAGTAGTTTCAGAAAAAGAAGGAAAGCAAAAGTTGGTTGATGAAGTGAAAAAAGAAATGCAACTTGAGAAGGAGAACTCTCTGAAAGTGTTGAGAGCAAGCTATGAGGAAAAAATAACGGCTCTACAGACAGAGTTATCAGCACGTAATGAGATGATGCAAAAATATGAAGAAGTCAGTGTTAAAACTGATGACTCTGAAGAAGTCACTAAGTCTCATGTGAATATTCGAGAGCATTTAGAAATTGTTGAAGTGGAGAGGGAGATGAAAACAGAACAGCTTCAGCCAGAAATTGAACAGCAGAAACATATGTATGACTCATTGTCTGAGAAACAACAAGAGAAAACTGATAAATTAAATAATTTAATGCTACAGTTGAGCATAAAAGATAAACAGATAATTGAGATGGAAAAGAGAATTGCAGAGTTAGAAACGGGGAAGGAAGTTACTGAAAAACATATGATAGAATTGGAAGATGGTCTCACCTTAAAGGAGGACAATGGGGATAAGGCAAGattagagggaacttctttaatTGAGGGCTATAGAAAAGAGATAAAGGCTCTGCAAGAGCAGTTGCAGGAAAAAAATTCTCTGCTTAAGATCTTTGAGGAAGGTTCTGAAGAGAAGTCAAAATCTGACTTGGAGCTACTTAAGGTGTTGGATGACTTGCGAGCACAGCAAACTGAAATGGGTCGCAAACTGGAAGAGGCAGAAAATGAAAAACAGAAGTTGCGTAAAGAACACACTAGACTACAGAAAGATCTACGTGTCTTGCGGAAAGAACATGAAGCTGAAATAGAAATAATTAGAAAGGAAATAAATGACGAAGCTGAAAAAACCTCCAAGTAAGTGTGTACTTTGTAACATGAATATTTTAGAATGAATTTGCCAGATCACTCACTCTTCCAACACTATTCTtttttcattaattttttttgtaagttTCTACAATGAAAcaacaaaagaaaagaaaaaaaaaggtttatacagtgcaaaacgcGCATATCAAATGTACAGTTCATACAGTTCAGGAAAAGCACCCATAGCAGAATTGCATAAAGTTAgttaccaccccaccctctcactACCCGACTCCAAGCCAGCCTTACGATATATAGAAAAGTTAATCAGAATTTTTATCACCACTGAGCTGTATTTATAAAAAGGAAGGTATATTGCCTACCTTCTATAATACTATAATATGCTTACACATCAAAAAAAAAATGTCTTAACCGAACGAAGCTGGAAATAAGGTACTTAAatgcaaaaggaaaaaaagagggaTAAACCCTTAATCTAAATGgaaattatgaaaatattcaagaaaaggaccCCACACCTTTTGGAACTTTATGTACGAATTAAGAAGcaaataatgaatcttttcaaggtctaagcaggacataatgtctctgagccattgagcatgagtgggtggggcaacatctctccacTTAAGAAAGACTGCACGTCTGGCTAAAAGGCAGGCTAAAGACAATGTACGACGTTTAGCCGGACTCAGATGGGTGTCAGCTTCTCCCAAGGTGCCAGAAAGAGCAATCAGAGGGTTAGGTTCCAAATAGCAATTAAGGATATGGGATAAAGTTAAAGAGACATCGCTCCAGAATTTCTCCAAGCTAGGACAAACCCAgtacatatgaataagggaagcctcacCCTCTTTACACTTGTCGCAACAGGGACTAATGTCAGGATAGAACcgcgataatttagttttagacgtatgagccctgtgtacaaccttgAACTGTAAAAGGCAGTGGCGAGTACATAAGGAAGTTGAATTAACTGACTtgagaattgaatcccaaacctcgTCGGACAGAGAAAAATTTAAATCATGCTCCCAGGCAGTTTTAATTTTGTCAAAGGGGGCTCGCCTCAAAATCGTTAACATATCTTGAATAGTggatattaaacctttacccaGTGGGTTCATACGAAGAAACAAGTCCACGACatttttattaggtacctcaggAAAGTTTGGTATTAAAGGGTTGATAAAATGTCTAATTTGGAGATATCTGAAGAAATGAATGTTGGGTAGGTTGAACTTTACAGACAGATGTTCAAAAGTTGTAAAGTGATTgtctatgaaaagatcttcaaagcaCCTAATGCCCTTTCTGTGCCAGTCTTGAAATGTGAAATCCTGCATAGAAGGCTGAAAAAGATGATTATGTAGAATAggatgagagagagaaaccatgaagaccattatattttctgaactgagcccatattctcagtGTGTGTCTGATGACAGGATTAACAATTGATTTAGGCAGATGGCAAGGAAGTGTGGGAATGGAGAGATTCTTATAAGAGTTCAACTCCATGCCACCCATATTTCGCAGTAAGACTGATTATAAAAGTAAGACCAAAAGATAAGACAATGTATGTTGGCTGCACAGTAATATAAACAAAAATTGGGCAAGGCCATACCACCTGcccttttaggtttttgaagTTGAGCTTTATTTAGTCTGGATCATTTGCGCTTCCATAGATAGGacgaaataatagaatctaacgaGTCATAAAAAaactttagaaataaaaattagtaaagattgaaataagtataaaaatttaggAAGGACGTACATTTTAACAACATTAATTCGACCTGTCAGAGACACAGACGGGTGACCACTGTACTAGACTCTGTTTTGTATGGTTTAAAAGATTAGTGAAATTTTCTGCAAAAAGATGCTTATAATTCCTTGTTACTGTAATGCCAAGGTAAGTAAATTGATTATTTACTTTAAAAGGGAGGTTATGAAATTCTACTGTTTGTGCTTCTGTGTTTATTGGAATGCTCTTatgtaaattaagtttatatccgGAAAGGTGGCTAAATCTTCCAGCATTATTCTGAGCTCTGAACACTGTGCTGGTTTCACTTGTCTCCTGCAGATTATCATGATAAACTTCTCTCCTATACTGCACAGCAACAGTAAATACAGAAACCTCATGGACCCTTTAGTTTCTTAATTTGAAACCATCTGCAGCTTCACTTATTTCACCAAGCTCATTTTGAAATATTTCCAAAAAAGCATTTGAAACATGGATTGTTTTTGTTTGGGCCCTCTGCAAATTATGTAGATCCAAGTGATAACACCTCTTGCTCCACACACCTCATTCCCATTTAACTACTGACCTCCAAGTTCCCTTCTTAAATTCTGTTAGTTGATGATGGTTGACATCAACTACGTAATCTCTAGATAACATATTATCCCTAGCTAATTTGCCTGCTCTTTCAAGTCTGCTCTCATGCAACCAGAAAACTAAATCTTCTCCCTTTTCAGGCTGTTAGCCCATCACCAGTTTTCCTTTCCTGGTTAGTTCTTTCACCTTGCACTAGACTCCTTTCTTAATTTTATCTATTCTGGCttccacccctccacagttccaaaTAAGACTGCTAACAACATGATGAAGAgtcccagcccaaaacattgactgtttattcctctccattgatgctgcctggcctgatgaagTTTCTATAACATTTTGTATGtatggctctggatttccagcatctgcagaatcttctgtgCTTATAAACAGCATCCTATGTAATTGTGACAAAAGTTAATCCTCTTCTACATCCAGTAGAGTAGCAATCTTTGACCTGGTAGACTAAACCATATTAACCCTTCACCTGTCTCTAAATTGTCAAATTATTTGTTAACTCAACATTGAGAAGACTAAAACAGCCATGCTTGGCCCTCATTCTtggctttctagagcagcttgtgcttaagCCCATTAGGGTAAAGGCAACTCTGGACTGGATGTGTgttatgaaccagatttgattagtgagcttaacataaaggaacccttagcagtcagtgatcataacatgatagaattctCCCTGCAaattgaggagaagctaaagtcaaatgtatcagtattacagtggagtaaaaggaattacagaggcatgagagaggaactgggcaatattgattggaaaggaagactagcagggatgatggcagaacagtatTAGCTGCAGTTTCGGGAGAAATTTGGAagttgcaggatagatatgtcccaaagTATGGAAATATATGTGAAAATTAAGCTTCTtgaagtctaggggtaaaaagatacagtcttacgatgatgagtaaagttcagttcagttcagtttgtggtattgagtagtaatggagaagagagagggagagatttgagtcttcaggtcaGCTGGTGTTGTCGATCATGGTGTTGTCGATCATcttgttgtcctctgaaatcctttaaaagtcaccgactgtgaccacaacaaaggggaccagttttctgtggtggagttatcacccaggcaagggtggacacatggacaactccccaccagtcaacccctttccctttcactgccagagcaactgatcgatctgcctgatcgatcctccaaaaacccactttttctgcgggcacaacaaagctcattcagtgtccaaaacatgtgcctgaggtctataacatctgacctcctatttatctcactgtactgagtatcaactgtcattcaaataactcctccttcgtctctctgtgtaagaaatgcaagcaggcaatgtccttgaagcaagtataaacaacctgtgagcatcttcatctctctctctcttttaaaaacaagttgtcggtgttaaataactccccctctctctcttttccaaagcACAGTTCACAGGGGTAactcaggaccccgtcacactagTAGTATTCATAGGGAAGGATGAGcatctgtggctaacaagagaagtcaaaaacatataaaagcaaaagagagggtatactacaatattgcaaaaattagtgggaagctagaggattgggaagattttttaaaaatttgtgttgggcacgtggccaagtggttaaggcgttcgtctagttatctcaaggtcgctagttcgagcctcagctgtggcagcgtatttgtgcccttgagcaaggcacttaatcacacattgctctagtctgtgcaaggagtagcgccccacacagacttccaatctgcgccttgtaaagcatgaaaatgcccgacgcaggcctctcatggtctgagtcgacgttccctccctcccctttaaaaac is a genomic window containing:
- the golga4 gene encoding golgin subfamily A member 4 isoform X1; protein product: MFKKLKQKINEEQSPAKSGQITPRSTPAAGNRIHDSPLSGQSNEDTFTPGDKELLAEMITEPAFLSEYTIFALESIKRLKPLNINVNAQKTDHLSSPKGIDNLNGDGSAAVQKTEMQSFAQILQLRVPSMESLFRASSKESLFSSPSKDSLVRTASRESLNRIDLDVQSSGAIFDPSSDIESETEDNAGTFESISKDLSSNQFRRIERSLANYRSKYSELVTAYRTLQRDKEKMQVVLSQGQDKALRRIGELREELQMIQQAKKHIQDEFEAALEEKDQFIGVLQTQVALLKQRTVPGGSSADVHEPTAQASVEESTETAQQSSNTEDSTDDPDGLGEGAGNDANSITILQKRVKRQENLLQRCKEMIHVHKERCAQMTNEKEALQEQLDERYQELEKIKDLQTAEKTKLITQLRDAKNLIEQLEQDKGMVIAETKRQMHETLEMKEEEISQLRARIQQFTGQREDLLEQKEKSDRAAFEELEKALAAAQKSEDKYRRLKEEMEKRISAVEEAGEEERKNLQQELRRVKQEAVNIMKKSSEDHIGELEKSHMEALACKEREFEQQLLVSRQEFQEQLKTALDKCHAEYREQQQEKEQQALLALEEQELQREAVRTQAAKQMQELQGELETCKTRVLELESLLVQKSQNSEMKSEELEAEKAKYKEEMEALMEKQQISLKSKSQEEEQRWLEKLHQEQAKVAELEEKCGELEAQLKEKETQFHAHIEEMNQRTLEKLDLKQTELEMLSTEMTEILKVRQELENKLTSVEEDLEKQLKQKEIDYNDTIEATRKDGEQSICVVEKNFTEKLNSLHHLLEEKDKNIQELQTDKEQLTTELEKIQRELEIVSQAQKCEQETAKERMTCELGDQRQRYEAQLTEIQNLLRNMETEKLNLNKQLEEKELSYQIRLNEVTANLDNYKLQAQEFRSFEEKNHELIQRIASLTEQYESRITQLGLDIVQMQESSEEKQRALNQALSNEKQQAEQVSQQQADEHKQHEHQVALLHEEYGEKIRTLETKLGKMKESRKGMQEKFKLQLSELEIKLKAELKEKQEELIEKEQMFNAKMVEMAQSSSTGISETVAQLESSQKQQLESLNEIHKKEVAELNESWVSRLDRHMEELKEKHEVELQEKEQEFTEMKLCLKASNDDKDKLSRKVEELTEEIASTGNKIQQLQGELKEASSQVSALMESEIILKTKLETLEENTSQNLRERTELENVLSELKKTHEQSQRKIHEQNCLLKEAEDKLQLLENLRCKEHEKALQENSVELQNEFGNQIKQLINCFNETGGKIDLQTNKFSLFCFDKISNLNERITVYQNQIEKIKKALERKICQNDDLETRIQELVNQNVLLNNSVQHITQQLQNKEQNFQDLQSELQSINAECDTLQQDSKFSNEVLEEKEAIIEHYKTELAENANTCISITEQLKKKESIILSLEKDVQNLKLQLEHSVCLANKEEALSLLNKQHEVEQQKLLDQVSQLSERVEAISQEKISALGQVDQYKNKLTEWKKKTESKFAQHNNKMKELELKFEMSVKENEEKDGKLLSLTAEIEKLSNNLENLNIEMEHAENETEKLVDDLKAQLQVTKSRIIEMEEDIAMKSQQSEIAEVTKQLQQKEMELQEMRQQLEQAQAGASEQCVKFKDAKEKNERFEKEIQSLRVEFSGKQTEWEQSKLDLKNKKDEELRDLETKLKTESAAKIAEFKKKAEQKIAKIRKQLINQMEEKEKCMDEQLRDLKQKAEMQDATNGVLEEKVKTLEATVVSEKEGKQKLVDEVKKEMQLEKENSLKVLRASYEEKITALQTELSARNEMMQKYEEVSVKTDDSEEVTKSHVNIREHLEIVEVEREMKTEQLQPEIEQQKHMYDSLSEKQQEKTDKLNNLMLQLSIKDKQIIEMEKRIAELETGKEVTEKHMIELEDGLTLKEDNGDKARLEGTSLIEGYRKEIKALQEQLQEKNSLLKIFEEGSEEKSKSDLELLKVLDDLRAQQTEMGRKLEEAENEKQKLRKEHTRLQKDLRVLRKEHEAEIEIIRKEINDEAEKTSKLELEDLQLKHNSTLKQLMREFNTQLAQKEQELDISVKEAISKAQEVEAELLETHKEDINQLYRKITDKDDYLQRTVKRYEEILQTREEEMTVKVNDLQLQLEELQAKHKLCEEGNWNTEEGHLHTVTELKAQLAQKTTLLSDAKLQEQEFREQIHSLEDQLGVHEKSSCMSPFRISDRDRNYAVDGSVITEPTEIEYLKKVLYEYMMGKETKTLAKVITTVLKFPSDQTQKILEREESRSSYSSPRTGIF
- the golga4 gene encoding golgin subfamily A member 4 isoform X3, translating into MFKKLKQKINEEQSPAKSGQITPRSTPAAGNRIHDSPLSGQSNEDTFTPGDKENAQKTDHLSSPKGIDNLNGDGSAAVQKTEMQSFAQILQLRVPSMESLFRASSKESLFSSPSKDSLVRTASRESLNRIDLDVQSSGAIFDPSSDIESETEDNAGTFESISKDLSSNQFRRIERSLANYRSKYSELVTAYRTLQRDKEKMQVVLSQGQDKALRRIGELREELQMIQQAKKHIQDEFEAALEEKDQFIGVLQTQVALLKQRTVPGGSSADVHEPTAQASVEESTETAQQSSNTEDSTDDPDGLGEGAGNDANSITILQKRVKRQENLLQRCKEMIHVHKERCAQMTNEKEALQEQLDERYQELEKIKDLQTAEKTKLITQLRDAKNLIEQLEQDKGMVIAETKRQMHETLEMKEEEISQLRARIQQFTGQREDLLEQKEKSDRAAFEELEKALAAAQKSEDKYRRLKEEMEKRISAVEEAGEEERKNLQQELRRVKQEAVNIMKKSSEDHIGELEKSHMEALACKEREFEQQLLVSRQEFQEQLKTALDKCHAEYREQQQEKEQQALLALEEQELQREAVRTQAAKQMQELQGELETCKTRVLELESLLVQKSQNSEMKSEELEAEKAKYKEEMEALMEKQQISLKSKSQEEEQRWLEKLHQEQAKVAELEEKCGELEAQLKEKETQFHAHIEEMNQRTLEKLDLKQTELEMLSTEMTEILKVRQELENKLTSVEEDLEKQLKQKEIDYNDTIEATRKDGEQSICVVEKNFTEKLNSLHHLLEEKDKNIQELQTDKEQLTTELEKIQRELEIVSQAQKCEQETAKERMTCELGDQRQRYEAQLTEIQNLLRNMETEKLNLNKQLEEKELSYQIRLNEVTANLDNYKLQAQEFRSFEEKNHELIQRIASLTEQYESRITQLGLDIVQMQESSEEKQRALNQALSNEKQQAEQVSQQQADEHKQHEHQVALLHEEYGEKIRTLETKLGKMKESRKGMQEKFKLQLSELEIKLKAELKEKQEELIEKEQMFNAKMVEMAQSSSTGISETVAQLESSQKQQLESLNEIHKKEVAELNESWVSRLDRHMEELKEKHEVELQEKEQEFTEMKLCLKASNDDKDKLSRKVEELTEEIASTGNKIQQLQGELKEASSQVSALMESEIILKTKLETLEENTSQNLRERTELENVLSELKKTHEQSQRKIHEQNCLLKEAEDKLQLLENLRCKEHEKALQENSVELQNEFGNQIKQLINCFNETGGKIDLQTNKFSLFCFDKISNLNERITVYQNQIEKIKKALERKICQNDDLETRIQELVNQNVLLNNSVQHITQQLQNKEQNFQDLQSELQSINAECDTLQQDSKFSNEVLEEKEAIIEHYKTELAENANTCISITEQLKKKESIILSLEKDVQNLKLQLEHSVCLANKEEALSLLNKQHEVEQQKLLDQVSQLSERVEAISQEKISALGQVDQYKNKLTEWKKKTESKFAQHNNKMKELELKFEMSVKENEEKDGKLLSLTAEIEKLSNNLENLNIEMEHAENETEKLVDDLKAQLQVTKSRIIEMEEDIAMKSQQSEIAEVTKQLQQKEMELQEMRQQLEQAQAGASEQCVKFKDAKEKNERFEKEIQSLRVEFSGKQTEWEQSKLDLKNKKDEELRDLETKLKTESAAKIAEFKKKAEQKIAKIRKQLINQMEEKEKCMDEQLRDLKQKAEMQDATNGVLEEKVKTLEATVVSEKEGKQKLVDEVKKEMQLEKENSLKVLRASYEEKITALQTELSARNEMMQKYEEVSVKTDDSEEVTKSHVNIREHLEIVEVEREMKTEQLQPEIEQQKHMYDSLSEKQQEKTDKLNNLMLQLSIKDKQIIEMEKRIAELETGKEVTEKHMIELEDGLTLKEDNGDKARLEGTSLIEGYRKEIKALQEQLQEKNSLLKIFEEGSEEKSKSDLELLKVLDDLRAQQTEMGRKLEEAENEKQKLRKEHTRLQKDLRVLRKEHEAEIEIIRKEINDEAEKTSKLELEDLQLKHNSTLKQLMREFNTQLAQKEQELDISVKEAISKAQEVEAELLETHKEDINQLYRKITDKDDYLQRTVKRYEEILQTREEEMTVKVNDLQLQLEELQAKHKLCEEGNWNTEEGHLHTVTELKAQLAQKTTLLSDAKLQEQEFREQIHSLEDQLGVHEKSSCMSPFRISDRDRNYAVDGSVITEPTEIEYLKKVLYEYMMGKETKTLAKVITTVLKFPSDQTQKILEREESRSSYSSPRTGIF
- the golga4 gene encoding golgin subfamily A member 4 isoform X2, producing MFKKLKQKINEEQSPAKSGQITPRSTPAAGNRIHDSPLSGQSNEDTFTPGDKELLAEMITEPAFLSEYTIFALESIKRLKPLNINVNAQKTDHLSSPKGIDNLNGDGSAAVQKTEMQSFAQILQLRVPSMESLFRASSKESLFSSPSKDSLVRTASRESLNRIDLDVQSSGAIFDPSSDIESETEDNAGTFESISKDLSSNQFRRIERSLANYRSKYSELVTAYRTLQRDKEKMQVVLSQGQDKALRRIGELREELQMIQQAKKHIQDEFEAALEEKDQFIGVLQTQVALLKQRTVPGGSSADVHEPTAQASVEESTETAQQSSNTEDSTDDPDGLGEGAGNDANSITILQKRVKRQENLLQRCKEMIHVHKERCAQMTNEKEALQEQLDERYQELEKIKDLQTAEKTKLITQLRDAKNLIEQLEQDKGMVIAETKRQMHETLEMKEEEISQLRARIQQFTGQREDLLEQKEKSDRAAFEELEKALAAAQKSEDKYRRLKEEMEKRISAVEEAGEEERKNLQQELRRVKQEAVNIMKKSSEDHIGELEKSHMEALACKEREFEQQLLVSRQEFQEQLKTALDKCHAEYREQQQEKEQQALLALEEQELQREAVRTQAAKQMQELQGELETCKTRVLELESLLVQKSQNSEMKSEELEAEKAKYKEEMEALMEKQQISLKSKSQEEEQRWLEKLHQEQAKVAELEEKCGELEAQLKEKETQFHAHIEEMNQRTLEKLDLKQTELEMLSTEMTEILKVRQELENKLTSVEEDLEKQLKQKEIDYNDTIEATRKDGEQSICVVEKNFTEKLNSLHHLLEEKDKNIQELQTDKEQLTTELEKIQRELEIVSQAQKCEQETAKERMTCELGDQRQRYEAQLTEIQNLLRNMETEKLNLNKQLEEKELSYQIRLNEVTANLDNYKLQAQEFRSFEEKNHELIQRIASLTEQYESRITQLGLDIVQMQESSEEKQRALNQALSNEKQQAEQVSQQQADEHKQHEHQVALLHEEYGEKIRTLETKLGKMKESRKGMQEKFKLQLSELEIKLKAELKEKQEELIEKEQMFNAKMVEMAQSSSTGISETVAQLESSQKQQLESLNEIHKKEVAELNESWVSRLDRHMEELKEKHEVELQEKEQEFTEMKLCLKASNDDKDKLSRKVEELTEEIASTGNKIQQLQGELKEASSQVSALMESEIILKTKLETLEENTSQNLRERTELENVLSELKKTHEQSQRKIHEQNCLLKEAEDKLQLLENLRCKEHEKALQENSVELQNEFGNQIKQLINCFNETGGKIDLQTNKFSLFCFDKISNLNERITVYQNQIEKIKKALERKICQNDDLETRIQELVNQNVLLNNSVQHITQQLQNKEQNFQDLQSELQSINAECDTLQQDSKFSNEVLEEKEAIIEHYKTELAENANTCISITEQLKKKESIILSLEKDVQNLKLQLEHSVCLANKEEALSLLNKQHEVEQQKLLDQVSQLSERVEAISQEKISALGQVDQYKNKLTEWKKKTESKFAQHNNKMKELELKFEMSVKENEEKDGKLLSLTAEIEKLSNNLENLNIEMEHAENETEKLVDDLKAQLQVTKSRIIEMEEDIAMKSQQSEIAEVTKQLQQKEMELQEMRQQLEQAQAGASEQCVKFKDAKEKNERFEKEIQSLRVEFSGKQTEWEQSKLDLKNKKDEELRDLETKLKTESAAKIAEFKKKAEQKIAKIRKQLINQMEEKEKCMDEQLRDLKQKAEMQDATNGVLEEKVKTLEATVVSEKEGKQKLVDEVKKEMQLEKENSLKVLRASYEEKITALQTELSARNEMMQKYEEVSVKTDDSEEVTKSHVNIREHLEIVEVEREMKTEQLQPEIEQQKHMYDSLSEKQQEKTDKLNNLMLQLSIKDKQIIEMEKRIAELETGKEVTEKHMIELEDGLTLKEDNGDKARLEGTSLIEGYRKEIKALQEQLQEKNSLLKIFEEGSEEKSKSDLELLKVLDDLRAQQTEMGRKLEEAENEKQKLRKEHTRLQKDLRVLRKEHEAEIEIIRKEINDEAEKTSKLELEDLQLKHNSTLKQLMREFNTQLAQKEQELDISVKEAISKAQEVEAELLETHKEDINQLYRKITDKDDYLQRTVKRYEEILQTREEEMTVKVNDLQLQLEELQAKHKLCEEGNWNTEEGHLHTVTELKAQLAQKTTLLSDAKLQEQEFREQIHSLEDQLGVHEKSSCMSPFRISDRDRNYAVDGSVITEPTEIEYLKKVLYEYMMGKETKTLAKVITTVLKFPSDQTQKILEREESRSSTSWLR